From Hymenobacter sedentarius, a single genomic window includes:
- a CDS encoding HesB/IscA family protein, translated as MASVATLAPISLTDRAVVEVKNIIQEKNVPADYGLRIGVQGGGCSGMSYLLGFDKAKDADEVYDLDGLKLIMDKKHAMYVLGMEVDFQDGLNARGFVFNNPQAKSTCGCGSSFSA; from the coding sequence ATGGCTTCCGTTGCCACCCTCGCCCCCATTAGCCTCACCGACCGCGCTGTGGTCGAGGTGAAGAATATCATTCAGGAAAAAAATGTACCCGCCGATTACGGCCTGCGCATCGGCGTGCAGGGCGGTGGCTGCTCGGGCATGAGCTACCTGCTCGGCTTCGACAAAGCTAAGGACGCCGACGAAGTGTACGACCTCGACGGCCTGAAGCTCATCATGGATAAAAAGCACGCCATGTACGTATTGGGCATGGAAGTCGACTTCCAGGACGGGCTCAACGCCCGCGGCTTCGTCTTCAACAACCCCCAGGCCAAAAGCACCTGCGGCTGCGGCTCGTCGTTCTCGGCCTAA
- the bshA gene encoding N-acetyl-alpha-D-glucosaminyl L-malate synthase BshA, whose product MNIGIVCYPTFGGSGVVATELGKALAQRGHRVHFITYSQPVRLDFFNENLFYHEVYVPAYPLFQFPPYELALTSKMVDIVQNEKLDVLHVHYAIPHASAAFMAKQILRARGIQIPVVTTLHGTDITLVGKDPSFEPVVTFSINQSDGVTSVSADLRRETYEYFAVEKDITVIPNFIDLHRFKKQDKSHFRAAIAPEGEKLLVHTSNFRTVKRVEDVLRIFVGVREQIPAKLLLVGDGPDRSRMEKLARDLDVHRDLRFLGKLEAVEEVLSVGDLFLMPSENESFGLAALEAMACEVPVVSTNAGGIPELNVHGVTGMISEIGDVADMVKNALYVLSDENLPRFKAAALARAQEFAVENIVPKYEDCYRSAIESLHVAV is encoded by the coding sequence ATGAACATCGGTATCGTTTGTTATCCCACCTTTGGCGGCTCCGGCGTGGTGGCCACGGAATTGGGCAAAGCCCTGGCCCAACGCGGCCACCGCGTGCATTTCATCACTTACAGCCAGCCGGTGCGGCTCGATTTTTTCAACGAAAACCTCTTTTATCACGAGGTTTATGTACCGGCCTACCCCCTATTTCAATTTCCGCCCTACGAGCTGGCCCTGACCAGCAAGATGGTGGACATTGTGCAGAACGAAAAGCTCGACGTGCTGCACGTGCACTACGCCATTCCGCACGCCTCAGCGGCATTTATGGCCAAGCAGATTCTGCGCGCCCGCGGCATCCAGATTCCGGTTGTCACGACTTTGCACGGCACCGATATTACCCTCGTGGGCAAAGACCCCAGCTTTGAGCCGGTGGTTACGTTCAGCATCAACCAGAGCGACGGCGTGACGTCGGTGTCGGCCGATTTGCGGCGTGAAACCTACGAGTACTTCGCGGTTGAGAAGGATATTACCGTCATTCCCAACTTCATCGACCTGCACCGCTTCAAAAAGCAGGACAAGAGCCACTTCCGCGCCGCCATTGCGCCGGAGGGCGAGAAGCTGCTGGTGCACACCAGCAACTTCCGCACCGTGAAGCGCGTGGAAGACGTGCTCCGCATTTTTGTGGGTGTCCGGGAGCAGATACCCGCCAAATTGCTGCTCGTGGGCGACGGCCCCGACCGCTCGCGCATGGAAAAGCTGGCCCGCGACCTCGACGTGCACCGCGACCTGCGCTTCCTGGGCAAGCTCGAAGCCGTGGAGGAAGTGCTGAGCGTAGGCGACCTGTTTCTGATGCCTTCCGAAAACGAAAGCTTCGGCCTGGCGGCCCTGGAGGCCATGGCCTGCGAAGTGCCGGTGGTGAGCACCAATGCCGGCGGCATTCCCGAGCTCAACGTGCACGGCGTAACCGGCATGATAAGCGAAATCGGCGACGTGGCCGATATGGTTAAGAATGCCCTTTACGTGCTGAGCGACGAGAACCTGCCCCGCTTCAAAGCCGCCGCCCTCGCCCGCGCACAAGAGTTTGCGGTGGAGAACATTGTGCCCAAATACGAGGATTGCTACCGCAGCGCCATTGAGTCGCTACACGTGGCAGTGTAA